The following DNA comes from Flammeovirgaceae bacterium.
AAAACATACCTAGCTGGTCCACCGCCTGCAGGAATTTATCAAACTCAACCGGCTTGACAATATAGGCATTAACGCCCAGGTCATAAGACTCCACAATATCCCGTTCTTCCTTTGAAGAGGTAAGCATCACCACCGGGATCACTTTCTTCATGGGGTCGCCTTTAATCCGTTTCAATATTTCAATACCATCCACCTTTGGCATCTTCAAGTCGAGCAAGATCAATTTTGGATAGTTATCGTTGTCTTTAGCAAACAAATATTCAAGGGCCTTTTCACTATCGCTAATGTGCAGCAGGTTGTTGGCGAGGTTCCTTTTCTTTAATGCCCGAATGGCAAGCTCGGCATCGTCAACATTATCCTCAATCAATAATATCTCAACTTGTTTGTCCATTATCATACCGTTGGGTTATTGATATAAAAATAAAAGCACGCCCCCTCGTTTGGTTTTGACTCGGCCCAAATATCACCATTGTGTTTCGAAATGATCCGGTGGGCCAGTGCCAAGCCCACCCCAGTCCCGGCAAACTCATGGTTGCCGTGAAGCCGCTGAAAAACCTTAAATAATTTATCACTGTACTTCATATCAAAGCCAACACCGTTATCCTTAATATAATACACCGTGGTGCCATATTTTGGAAAACACCCCACCTCAATTACCGGGTTGCCTTCCTTTGCGGAATACTTAATGGCATTGCTAATAAGGTTCTCCCAGACCTGCCTCATCATACTGGCATCGGCATACATATCGTTCAGTTCACCCACTACCCATTTAACCACTTTTGGCCTTTGGGCAGTATGTTCTTTGATGATCCCGGCAACCATCTGGCCAACATTAATTTGCGAGTAAGCCAGCGTCTTTCTTCCCAGTCTTGAAAAATCCAAAAGATCGTCAATCAATTGCCCCATCCTGCCGGCATTCCGAATAACAATATCCAATAGCCGGTTGCCTTCCTTGTCAAGGGTAGCGCCATACTCCTCCTTTAGCACCTCGGTAAAACCTCGAATGGAGCGAAGGGGGGCACGCAGGTCATGGGAAACCGAATAGGTAAACGCTTCAAGCTCCTGGTTGGCCACCTTCATTTTTTTCTCTGCCATCAACCGTAGCCTAAAACTATTATTGACCAATAGTAGTACGACCACCAAAATTAGAAAGGTCAGGACCATCAATACCGAAAAAAAAACCTGAAAATAATCTATTTCAGTCTGCCCCCTTTTCATCCTTTGTAGCAACAACCTGTTTGATTCATCGCGCATGCCCGACAATATGGACTCAACCTGGCCCAGCAAACTTTTGTTTTCAACGGAAACCAGCATCGCCCCTGCCTGGGCCCTTGAGGCCCCAAAAACCTCCATCAGCTTTTTGTTCATCCCCACCTTTT
Coding sequences within:
- a CDS encoding CHASE3 domain-containing protein, with amino-acid sequence MKVHIDKRALWGFVTALFILILLGYFSHRNNKNFQESRRLSFHTTEVLNYIEQTRTNSVKLEELLAKYVLTGDTVILRSYNEVLKKAAGDYSMLLEMTSDSPSQQVKIDSLKWVGRKKVGMNKKLMEVFGASRAQAGAMLVSVENKSLLGQVESILSGMRDESNRLLLQRMKRGQTEIDYFQVFFSVLMVLTFLILVVVLLLVNNSFRLRLMAEKKMKVANQELEAFTYSVSHDLRAPLRSIRGFTEVLKEEYGATLDKEGNRLLDIVIRNAGRMGQLIDDLLDFSRLGRKTLAYSQINVGQMVAGIIKEHTAQRPKVVKWVVGELNDMYADASMMRQVWENLISNAIKYSAKEGNPVIEVGCFPKYGTTVYYIKDNGVGFDMKYSDKLFKVFQRLHGNHEFAGTGVGLALAHRIISKHNGDIWAESKPNEGACFYFYINNPTV
- a CDS encoding response regulator — encoded protein: MDKQVEILLIEDNVDDAELAIRALKKRNLANNLLHISDSEKALEYLFAKDNDNYPKLILLDLKMPKVDGIEILKRIKGDPMKKVIPVVMLTSSKEERDIVESYDLGVNAYIVKPVEFDKFLQAVDQLGMFWLLLNQPPR